A single window of Vigna radiata var. radiata cultivar VC1973A chromosome 4, Vradiata_ver6, whole genome shotgun sequence DNA harbors:
- the LOC106758585 gene encoding ubiquitin-conjugating enzyme E2-23 kDa encodes MSSPSKRREMDLMKLMMSDYKVEMINDGMQEFYVQFHGPNDSPYHGGVWKVRVELPDAYPYKSPSIGFVNKIYHPNVDEMSGSVCLDVINQTWSPMFDLVNVFEVFLPQLLLYPNPSDPLNGEAAALMMRDRSAYEIRVKEYCEKYAKPEDIGEVTEEKSSDEEMSEDESDSSDEQVVGKADP; translated from the exons ATGTCTTCCCCAAGCAAGCGCAGAGAGATGGACTTGATGAAACT GATGATGAGTGATTACAAGGTGGAGATGATTAATGATGGAATGCAAGAATTTTATGTGCAATTCCATGGACCCAATGACA GTCCTTATCATGGTGGTGTGTGGAAAGTGAGAGTTGAGTTGCCTGATGCTTATCCTTATAAATCTCCTTCCATTGGCTTTGTCAACAAGATCTATCACCCAAATGTTGATGAGAT GTCAGGATCAGTTTGTCTGGATGTTATCAATCAAACCTGGAGTCCCATGTTTG ATCTTGTTAATGTGTTTGAGGTGTTTCTACCACAACTTCTGCTGTATCCCAATCCATCAGACCCCTTGAATGGAGAAGCTGCGGCTTTAATGATGCGTGACCGATCTGCTTATGAGATAAGGGTTAAAG AGTACTGTGAGAAGTATGCTAAGCCTGAAGACATAGGGGAAGTCACTGAAGAGAAATCCAGTGATGAGGAGATGAGTGAAGATGAATCTGATTCTAGTGATGAGCAGGTTGTTGGTAAAGCAGACCCCTAG